A genome region from Streptomyces sp. NBC_01296 includes the following:
- a CDS encoding HAD family hydrolase, translating into MNRAALFDVDGTLADTNHLHVVCWWEALRQAGHDVAMHDIHRSIGLPGEDLLGYLLGEDRDTSKDDTLSAAHSTLYGTYFDRLPPLDAAADLLRELDRRGWRVVLVTSAKDAELDALRRAVDADDAITAAASSDDVSEGKPAPDPVHHALGLADAAAHGAVLVGDTVWDMQAGSRAGVACVGLLCGGIPRRDLEEAGARAVYQHPADLLAHIDNSPFADGHRSPNHTA; encoded by the coding sequence ATGAACCGCGCTGCGTTGTTCGATGTCGACGGCACCCTCGCCGATACCAATCACCTGCACGTGGTCTGCTGGTGGGAGGCCTTGCGGCAGGCGGGCCACGACGTTGCGATGCACGACATCCACCGCTCGATCGGACTGCCCGGTGAGGACCTCCTCGGGTATCTGCTGGGCGAGGACCGGGATACGAGCAAGGACGACACGCTCAGCGCCGCGCACAGCACCCTCTACGGCACGTACTTCGACCGGCTGCCCCCGTTGGACGCGGCAGCGGATCTCCTGCGCGAGCTGGACCGACGGGGTTGGCGGGTCGTGCTCGTGACCTCCGCAAAGGACGCCGAGCTCGACGCACTCAGACGGGCCGTCGACGCAGACGACGCCATCACCGCGGCGGCGAGCTCCGACGACGTGAGCGAGGGCAAGCCCGCACCGGATCCGGTGCATCACGCCCTCGGCCTCGCCGACGCAGCCGCGCACGGCGCCGTACTCGTCGGCGACACCGTCTGGGACATGCAGGCAGGTTCCCGGGCCGGCGTCGCGTGCGTGGGCCTGCTCTGCGGCGGTATCCCGCGGCGTGACCTCGAAGAGGCTGGAGCTCGAGCCGTCTACCAGCACCCCGCCGACCTGCTCGCGCACATCGACAACAGTCCGTTCGCGGACGGGCACAGATCACCGAACCACACCGCTTGA
- a CDS encoding LLM class F420-dependent oxidoreductase yields the protein MVRIGYTMMTEQAGPLELVGHVVGAERAGFDFSVISDHSFPWLEAQGHAPYAWSVLGAAAQATSRIPLMTYVTCPTFRYHPAVIAQKAATMQLLSQGRFRLGLGSGENLNEHIVGAGWPAAHVRLDMLEEAVGIIRSLFTGGYVSHHGTHFDVENARLWDRPDDPPPIGIAVSGDRSCEIAGRYGDLLIATEPKQELLTAFGAYGGSGKPCVAQLPVSYDPDRDAAVARAHDQFRWALGGWKVNAELPGPAGFAQASQHTRPEDVADSIPCGGEVDAFVDAVRPYVDAGFTEIALIQIGGDQQESFLDWSETELLPALGEL from the coding sequence ATGGTGCGAATCGGGTACACGATGATGACCGAGCAGGCCGGGCCCCTGGAGCTGGTCGGCCACGTGGTGGGAGCGGAGCGGGCAGGATTCGACTTCTCCGTCATCTCGGACCATTCCTTTCCCTGGCTGGAGGCCCAAGGGCACGCACCCTACGCATGGAGCGTCCTGGGCGCCGCCGCGCAGGCCACCTCCCGGATCCCGCTCATGACGTACGTGACCTGCCCTACGTTCCGCTACCACCCTGCCGTGATCGCTCAGAAGGCGGCCACGATGCAACTCCTGTCCCAGGGGCGCTTCCGGCTGGGGCTGGGCTCAGGAGAGAACCTCAACGAGCACATCGTCGGCGCGGGCTGGCCCGCCGCCCATGTCCGCCTGGACATGCTCGAGGAAGCCGTGGGGATCATCCGCTCCTTGTTCACCGGCGGGTACGTCAGCCACCATGGCACCCACTTCGACGTCGAGAACGCCAGACTCTGGGACCGCCCCGACGATCCACCCCCGATCGGGATCGCCGTCTCCGGAGACCGTTCCTGCGAGATCGCGGGCCGTTACGGCGATCTGCTCATCGCCACCGAGCCGAAGCAGGAGCTGCTGACCGCATTCGGCGCGTACGGGGGCTCCGGCAAGCCGTGTGTGGCCCAGCTCCCGGTCTCCTACGACCCCGACCGCGACGCGGCGGTGGCCCGAGCGCACGACCAATTCCGCTGGGCGCTCGGCGGCTGGAAGGTCAACGCGGAACTCCCCGGCCCCGCCGGCTTCGCACAGGCCTCGCAGCACACCAGGCCCGAGGACGTCGCGGATTCCATACCCTGCGGCGGCGAAGTGGACGCCTTCGTCGATGCAGTACGCCCCTACGTCGACGCAGGATTCACCGAGATCGCCCTGATCCAGATCGGCGGCGACCAGCAGGAGTCCTTCCTGGACTGGTCCGAGACGGAGCTGCTGCCGGCTCTGGGGGAGCTGTGA
- a CDS encoding flavin reductase family protein, producing the protein MTELDPFTDGLDGPMYVVTAASGGERAGCLVGFASQCSIDPPRFAVWLSDANHTYRVACEAEYLTVHLLHRDGRALAELFGGETGDRVDKFARVAWRPGEAGTPVLEQVPVWFTGRIEGRIEGGDHVGFLLAPVAVCPPTEGSPPPLLRYRELRDLDPGHPA; encoded by the coding sequence GTGACGGAGCTGGACCCCTTCACCGACGGGCTCGACGGCCCGATGTACGTGGTCACGGCCGCGTCCGGCGGCGAGCGGGCCGGCTGCCTGGTGGGTTTCGCCTCGCAGTGCTCCATCGACCCGCCGAGGTTCGCCGTCTGGCTGTCGGACGCCAACCACACCTACCGCGTCGCGTGTGAGGCCGAGTACCTCACCGTGCACCTGCTCCACCGGGACGGGCGGGCGCTGGCCGAACTCTTCGGAGGGGAGACGGGCGACCGGGTGGACAAGTTCGCGCGGGTCGCCTGGCGGCCGGGAGAAGCAGGCACTCCGGTCCTGGAGCAGGTGCCCGTCTGGTTCACCGGCCGGATCGAAGGGAGGATCGAGGGCGGTGACCACGTGGGCTTTCTCCTGGCTCCCGTGGCAGTGTGCCCGCCGACCGAAGGCTCGCCGCCCCCACTGCTCCGGTACCGGGAGCTGCGCGACCTGGATCCCGGCCACCCCGCCTGA
- a CDS encoding LCP family protein yields MAKPPALGRRRRLLRWIGLGMALLLLVGVGVGWWIYRKLDGNITADVPAASELGRHEAERPAPVVRTALNILLIGSDSRAGQGNGRYGQRRETGRSDTAILLHVAADRKSATAVSLPRDLMVEIPSCLTTDGSRTEAQFAQFNWAFQFGGAACSIRTVEKMTGIRIDHHVVVDFQGFKKVVDAVGGVEVCLDEPVNDAKAKLRLQAGRQTLNGEQALGYVRARYSLGNGSDTERMTRQQQFLAALVKKVQSNRVLFNPARLYAVLDAATSAVTTDPQLASLRSLYELVFTMRDIPVAGVQFLTVPRQPYRADPNRDELIDVDAARLFQRLRTDEPVDVVQAEADHGRPVAKPTGAPTSDPTPAPAFTGTTAAAPPCR; encoded by the coding sequence GTGGCAAAGCCTCCTGCCCTGGGGCGGAGGCGTCGGCTGCTGCGCTGGATCGGTCTCGGCATGGCGCTGCTGTTGCTGGTCGGGGTCGGGGTGGGTTGGTGGATCTACCGCAAGCTCGACGGCAACATCACAGCCGACGTTCCCGCGGCCTCCGAGCTGGGACGGCACGAGGCGGAGCGCCCGGCACCGGTCGTGCGCACGGCGCTGAACATCCTGCTCATCGGATCGGACTCGCGCGCGGGCCAGGGGAACGGCAGGTACGGACAGCGTCGGGAAACGGGGCGTTCGGACACCGCGATCCTGCTGCACGTGGCGGCGGACCGGAAGAGTGCGACGGCCGTCTCACTCCCCAGGGATCTGATGGTCGAGATCCCCTCCTGCCTGACGACTGACGGAAGCCGCACCGAGGCACAGTTCGCGCAGTTCAACTGGGCCTTCCAGTTCGGGGGCGCGGCCTGCTCGATCCGTACCGTCGAGAAGATGACCGGGATCCGGATCGACCACCACGTGGTGGTGGACTTCCAGGGCTTCAAGAAGGTGGTCGACGCGGTCGGCGGGGTGGAGGTTTGCCTCGACGAGCCGGTGAACGATGCCAAGGCGAAGCTTCGGCTGCAGGCCGGACGCCAGACCCTCAATGGTGAGCAGGCGCTCGGGTACGTGCGGGCCCGCTACAGCCTGGGCAATGGCAGCGATACCGAACGGATGACCCGCCAGCAGCAGTTCCTCGCCGCACTCGTGAAGAAGGTGCAGAGCAACAGGGTGCTGTTCAACCCCGCCCGCCTGTACGCGGTACTGGACGCGGCCACGTCCGCCGTGACGACCGACCCGCAGCTCGCTTCCCTGCGCAGCCTGTACGAACTGGTCTTCACCATGCGAGACATTCCCGTGGCCGGGGTGCAGTTCCTGACCGTGCCCCGGCAGCCCTACCGCGCCGACCCGAACCGGGACGAACTGATCGACGTGGATGCTGCCCGGCTGTTCCAGCGGCTGCGCACGGACGAGCCGGTGGACGTGGTCCAAGCCGAGGCGGACCACGGCCGGCCGGTCGCAAAGCCGACCGGGGCCCCCACATCGGACCCCACACCGGCCCCCGCTTTCACGGGCACCACGGCGGCTGCGCCGCCCTGCCGGTGA
- a CDS encoding flavin-containing monooxygenase, protein MTRESSGSSRLAEVVVIGAGLSGVAAVIALRRAGIDDVVVLEKSDRLGGTWRDNTYPGCGCDVPAMLYEYSFAPHPWSRCFADRSEILDYLRTTASTHRVDEAIRYDTEVLDARWQPDASRWNLQTTAGAYTARAVIVATGPWHRPRHPDIPGLDTFPGPAFHSARWNHDADLTGRRIAVVGTGASAVQFLPEIQPQAAHVDVFQSTPHWVLPKPDYPLPARLHRFLGLHPTVRRALRGLHHWTQEAVGLPLRHPRLLRPLEAVARFHLRTSVPDRVLRQALTPDYRLGARRLITSDTYYPALVRPNVRLHPTRAAAVEGSHVIGADGTRTRADVIILATGYHVGDVPLASRLYGTGGTTLARTWADNRRAYLGTSVSGYPNLFLLVGPNLLTGTTAVPTVLEAQLCYIAAALTHLRTNGYAALDVIPEAEEAHQQALHEALRTTVYGPANGSGYYFGLPGVNTFCWPWSTARLVKRLRAFSPDVYTWMLPGVLPPPRAAQDGLPTAPLGRP, encoded by the coding sequence GTGACCCGTGAAAGTTCCGGCAGCAGCCGTCTCGCGGAGGTCGTCGTCATCGGGGCCGGCCTCTCGGGTGTGGCCGCCGTGATCGCACTGCGCCGGGCCGGGATCGACGACGTCGTGGTGCTGGAGAAGTCCGACCGTCTCGGCGGGACCTGGCGCGACAACACCTACCCCGGCTGCGGGTGCGACGTGCCCGCGATGCTGTACGAGTACTCCTTCGCCCCCCATCCTTGGAGCCGGTGCTTCGCCGACCGGTCCGAAATCCTCGACTACCTCCGGACGACCGCGTCAACCCACCGGGTGGACGAGGCGATCCGCTACGACACGGAGGTGCTGGACGCGCGCTGGCAGCCGGACGCCAGCCGCTGGAACCTGCAGACCACGGCGGGCGCCTACACGGCCCGCGCCGTCATCGTCGCCACCGGCCCATGGCACCGCCCCCGCCACCCCGACATCCCCGGCCTCGACACCTTCCCCGGCCCGGCCTTCCACTCCGCCCGCTGGAACCACGACGCCGACCTCACCGGTCGCCGCATCGCGGTAGTGGGCACCGGAGCGTCCGCCGTGCAGTTCCTGCCCGAGATCCAGCCCCAGGCCGCGCACGTCGACGTCTTCCAGAGCACTCCGCACTGGGTGCTCCCGAAACCCGACTACCCGCTCCCCGCCCGCCTGCACCGCTTCCTCGGACTCCACCCGACAGTCCGCCGCGCACTGCGCGGCCTGCACCACTGGACCCAGGAAGCCGTCGGCCTGCCCCTGCGCCACCCCCGCCTGCTGCGGCCCCTGGAAGCCGTGGCCCGGTTCCATCTGCGCACTTCCGTACCGGACCGGGTCCTGCGCCAGGCACTCACCCCCGACTACCGCCTCGGGGCCCGCCGTCTGATCACGTCCGACACCTACTACCCCGCCCTCGTCCGGCCCAACGTCCGGCTTCACCCCACCAGGGCAGCTGCCGTGGAGGGCTCCCACGTCATCGGCGCCGACGGCACCCGTACCCGGGCCGACGTCATCATCCTGGCCACCGGCTACCACGTGGGCGACGTCCCCCTGGCCAGCCGGCTGTACGGCACCGGCGGCACCACGCTCGCCAGGACCTGGGCCGACAACCGCCGTGCCTATCTGGGCACCAGCGTCAGCGGCTACCCCAACCTCTTCCTCCTCGTCGGCCCGAACCTGCTCACCGGCACCACCGCAGTACCCACCGTCCTCGAAGCCCAGCTCTGCTACATCGCGGCTGCCCTCACCCACTTGCGCACCAACGGGTACGCCGCGCTCGACGTCATCCCCGAAGCCGAGGAAGCCCATCAGCAGGCCCTGCACGAGGCGCTGCGCACCACCGTCTACGGCCCCGCGAACGGATCCGGGTACTACTTCGGCCTTCCGGGCGTCAACACCTTCTGCTGGCCCTGGTCGACCGCCAGGCTCGTCAAGCGTCTGCGCGCCTTCTCCCCGGACGTCTACACCTGGATGCTGCCGGGGGTGCTGCCGCCACCCCGCGCCGCGCAGGACGGCCTGCCGACGGCCCCGTTGGGCAGGCCGTAG
- a CDS encoding DNA/RNA non-specific endonuclease: protein MRRRRTWRRALAPCPTAPGTPNRSSARWYRFETVVLPYTHFTVVHRPDRRLAASTAVCIDGAKLLEDVPRDDAWEFAPQLPESQQAGNDIYRNNPLYRGHLVRRLDPVWGSTAEANRANTDTFHFTNAAPQQDTFNQGKQLWHGLENHLLDHAAEFDRKLTIMTGPVLHDSDPPYRGVQVPLRFWKVAAFIQSGQLASTVHPGPEPRPHPRLRAGDSGRQARRPAARPVPHFPGAGRRHRAAHRSGLRPVPGCGPHARHPGARGALEAA from the coding sequence TTGAGACGCCGCCGGACCTGGCGGCGCGCGCTGGCTCCCTGTCCGACCGCGCCGGGTACGCCGAATCGTTCCTCGGCCCGGTGGTACCGCTTCGAGACGGTCGTTCTGCCGTACACGCACTTCACCGTCGTCCACCGCCCCGACAGACGGCTGGCCGCCTCCACCGCCGTCTGTATCGACGGCGCGAAGCTCCTGGAGGACGTGCCCCGAGACGACGCCTGGGAGTTCGCCCCCCAGTTGCCCGAGTCCCAGCAGGCCGGCAACGACATCTACCGCAACAATCCCCTGTACCGGGGTCACCTGGTGCGTCGGCTCGACCCGGTCTGGGGCTCAACGGCCGAGGCCAACCGCGCGAACACCGACACCTTCCACTTCACCAACGCAGCCCCGCAGCAGGACACCTTCAATCAGGGCAAACAGCTGTGGCATGGGCTGGAGAACCATCTGCTCGACCATGCGGCCGAGTTCGACCGCAAGCTCACCATCATGACCGGCCCGGTGCTGCACGACTCCGACCCGCCCTACCGGGGCGTCCAGGTGCCGCTGCGCTTCTGGAAGGTGGCCGCCTTCATCCAGAGCGGACAGCTCGCCTCGACCGTACATCCTGGACCAGAGCCCCGACCTCACCCGCGCCTTCGAGCGGGCGATAGCGGGCGCCAAGCCCGGCGACCCGCCGCTCGGCCCGTTCCGCACTTTCCAGGTGCCGGTCGGCGACATCGTGCAGCTCACCGGTCTGGCCTTCGGCCCGTTCCCGGCTGCGGACCTCATGCCCGTCACCCGGGCGCCCGCGGAGCGCTGGAAGCGGCTTGA
- a CDS encoding DJ-1/PfpI family protein has product MIPGGVTTAVETDTDVIDWPARRRQTSALTFSICTGAFLLAATGALDGRPATTHWEDQEELAQRWPDIQVRTDVRWVDDGDIVTSAGISASLHIVGRLFGWQLARRTALQMEYDWTGEHTAEAGI; this is encoded by the coding sequence GTGATCCCCGGCGGCGTCACCACGGCGGTCGAGACGGATACGGACGTCATCGACTGGCCGGCCCGGCGCCGACAGACCTCCGCCCTGACGTTCAGCATCTGCACCGGTGCCTTCCTGCTGGCCGCCACCGGGGCTCTGGACGGCCGCCCGGCCACGACCCACTGGGAGGACCAGGAAGAGCTGGCCCAGCGTTGGCCGGACATCCAGGTGCGCACCGATGTCCGGTGGGTCGACGACGGCGACATCGTCACCTCTGCGGGGATCAGCGCTAGCTTGCACATCGTGGGCCGGCTCTTCGGCTGGCAGCTTGCCCGCCGCACGGCCCTCCAGATGGAATACGACTGGACAGGCGAACACACCGCCGAGGCCGGAATCTGA
- the dmpI gene encoding 4-oxalocrotonate tautomerase DmpI: MPIVTIQQGPRDVELKRELVKRVTDAFVDAYKIPAETVQVWIHEVPADSWGAAGTLIADK; the protein is encoded by the coding sequence ATGCCCATCGTCACCATTCAGCAGGGTCCCCGCGATGTCGAGCTGAAGCGCGAGCTCGTCAAGCGGGTCACGGACGCCTTCGTCGACGCGTACAAGATCCCGGCCGAGACCGTCCAGGTGTGGATCCACGAGGTCCCGGCGGACAGCTGGGGTGCGGCCGGCACGCTCATCGCCGACAAGTAG
- a CDS encoding LysR family transcriptional regulator has translation MELRQLSYFVTVAEELHFGRAAERLHIVQSAVSQQVQWLERELGADLFDRSPRHVRLTGAGERLLPEARAVLAAAERARAAVRERASLRLGTSTGLGEYLDRVLGALAVLAPDTAVQLISASTHDRLEQVADGRLDAAFVRSLEPAPGVRILPLWKDSLVAALPATHPLAREAELAIAELAGLRLCITARRNNPALVDLVVGACHSVGFEPLPGPVSGSLQDTLATIGAGSIPMWTVVYAAQARVLASPRVAFRPFRAPGLALPIGLAVRRATPPAALEVLLKALPALPTSNDHES, from the coding sequence ATGGAACTGCGGCAGCTGAGCTACTTCGTCACCGTCGCCGAGGAACTGCACTTCGGTCGGGCCGCCGAGCGGCTGCACATCGTGCAGTCGGCGGTCAGCCAGCAGGTGCAGTGGCTGGAAAGGGAGCTGGGGGCCGATCTCTTCGACCGCTCGCCGCGCCACGTTCGGCTCACCGGCGCGGGGGAGCGGCTGCTGCCCGAGGCGCGGGCCGTGCTCGCCGCCGCCGAACGGGCCAGGGCCGCCGTCCGCGAACGGGCCAGCCTGCGCCTCGGCACCAGCACCGGTCTCGGTGAATACCTGGACAGGGTGCTCGGCGCCCTGGCCGTCCTCGCCCCCGACACCGCGGTGCAGCTGATTTCGGCCTCGACTCACGACCGCCTCGAGCAGGTCGCGGACGGCCGCCTCGACGCCGCGTTCGTACGTTCCCTGGAGCCCGCCCCGGGCGTGCGGATCCTGCCTCTGTGGAAGGACTCCCTGGTAGCGGCCCTCCCGGCGACCCATCCACTCGCCCGAGAGGCGGAACTGGCCATCGCCGAACTGGCCGGCCTGCGACTCTGTATCACCGCCCGCCGAAACAACCCGGCCCTGGTCGACCTGGTCGTCGGAGCCTGCCACTCAGTCGGCTTTGAACCGCTGCCCGGACCGGTCAGCGGCTCGCTGCAGGACACCCTCGCCACCATCGGTGCCGGCTCCATACCGATGTGGACCGTGGTGTACGCGGCCCAGGCACGCGTGCTGGCCAGCCCCCGGGTCGCCTTCCGCCCGTTCCGTGCCCCCGGCCTGGCCCTGCCCATCGGCCTGGCCGTCCGCCGCGCGACCCCGCCCGCTGCTCTCGAGGTACTCCTGAAGGCGCTTCCGGCACTCCCGACCAGCAACGATCACGAGAGCTGA
- a CDS encoding DUF4232 domain-containing protein, protein MQYTAGVQRSAAALVVVAATAALMTGCTPSGEAGAAGRPSQSVQSPAPGAAAGGSSSSGTGQAKPAVSVSPTVSGGKAKPCTIDDVKVTEARQAAVRPPGTGTGAAVVAVANVSKSACTLQGFPTVAGAGNGSPDKNVPLATTHSGSAATVSLAPGARAWTKLTFVNVQGEADGYCESGATPASFPTLVVGVPGAGAHQTALDDGILALCDNKATVTAYSATKPS, encoded by the coding sequence ATGCAGTACACAGCAGGTGTCCAACGGAGCGCGGCCGCACTGGTGGTCGTGGCCGCGACCGCCGCCCTGATGACGGGCTGCACGCCGTCCGGCGAGGCTGGCGCGGCCGGCAGGCCTTCGCAGTCCGTGCAGTCACCGGCTCCCGGGGCCGCCGCGGGCGGCAGCAGCTCCAGCGGTACGGGGCAGGCGAAACCTGCCGTCTCGGTCTCCCCTACCGTGTCCGGTGGTAAGGCAAAGCCCTGCACGATCGACGACGTGAAGGTCACGGAGGCCCGCCAGGCCGCCGTCCGGCCGCCGGGCACGGGAACCGGCGCCGCCGTCGTCGCCGTCGCCAACGTCTCGAAGAGCGCCTGCACGCTGCAGGGATTCCCCACCGTCGCGGGCGCGGGCAACGGGTCCCCCGACAAGAACGTACCGCTCGCCACGACCCACAGCGGCTCGGCGGCCACGGTGTCCCTGGCCCCGGGTGCCCGTGCCTGGACCAAGCTCACTTTCGTCAACGTGCAGGGCGAGGCCGATGGTTACTGTGAGTCCGGCGCGACGCCCGCCTCGTTCCCCACGCTCGTCGTCGGGGTCCCGGGCGCGGGCGCGCACCAGACCGCCCTAGACGACGGAATCCTCGCCCTGTGCGACAACAAGGCCACGGTCACGGCCTATTCGGCGACGAAACCTTCGTGA
- a CDS encoding M48 family metalloprotease: MTRLDGPAPAAAAGTGRTAAPRPTGRTAQALRLLRSPSGSRYVLLVGVLLLAGTFAGQLVHNQLFGIAWAKTQSRCISEAQHRYPAPKTEEQPDTDAEVRQQWRMRCGRPVAERLAAVSLTGSAAVLVLGGAGLWLLPRWALRRAGPLAPAPAGAQERADQASEDLRGRIRPRVAQAADGWEEPFTVGAPGAPIVVLPAGFAALAPERAEAIIRHEVAHVAAGDVRLVWLTRSALGAAVAVLAAPPVNLAVQARREGRALRHVLADPFWGEYAGRSLLLLALVLTASQLVLRSREHEADILSVTGRSRTGLTALLSAAERTERIAAAAQGWWSAPGGPRSLLSNHPRPGRRLAVLQLAQAGFPGTPLEPYVTLAPALVAGLLIALAWGVHVPGGLLGRLLTAALVRTDAFLFHLHL, from the coding sequence GTGACGCGGCTCGACGGCCCGGCCCCGGCGGCAGCGGCCGGGACCGGACGGACCGCCGCGCCCCGGCCGACCGGCCGGACGGCGCAGGCCCTGCGCCTCCTGCGTTCCCCGTCCGGCAGCCGTTACGTCCTGCTCGTCGGTGTCCTGCTCCTGGCCGGGACGTTCGCGGGGCAGCTCGTCCACAACCAGTTGTTCGGCATCGCGTGGGCCAAGACCCAGTCGCGCTGCATCAGCGAGGCCCAGCACCGGTACCCCGCCCCGAAGACGGAGGAGCAGCCGGACACGGACGCGGAGGTGCGCCAGCAGTGGCGCATGCGCTGTGGACGGCCCGTCGCGGAGCGTCTGGCCGCGGTATCGCTGACCGGCTCGGCCGCGGTCCTTGTCCTCGGCGGCGCCGGCCTGTGGCTGCTGCCCCGATGGGCGTTACGGCGGGCCGGGCCCCTGGCGCCCGCCCCGGCAGGGGCGCAGGAGCGGGCGGACCAGGCCTCCGAGGACCTGCGGGGCCGGATCCGGCCGCGGGTCGCCCAGGCGGCCGACGGCTGGGAGGAGCCGTTCACCGTCGGCGCACCGGGCGCCCCCATCGTCGTGCTGCCCGCCGGCTTCGCCGCCCTGGCGCCCGAAAGGGCGGAGGCGATCATCCGGCACGAGGTCGCCCACGTGGCCGCCGGAGACGTACGCCTGGTGTGGCTGACCCGCAGCGCGCTGGGGGCGGCCGTGGCCGTCCTCGCCGCGCCCCCGGTCAACCTGGCGGTACAGGCTCGGCGGGAAGGCCGGGCGCTGCGGCACGTCCTCGCCGACCCGTTCTGGGGGGAATACGCGGGGCGGTCCCTGCTGCTCCTCGCCCTCGTCCTCACGGCCTCCCAACTCGTGCTGCGGTCCCGCGAGCACGAGGCAGACATCCTCTCCGTCACCGGCCGGTCCCGCACCGGTCTCACCGCCCTACTGTCCGCCGCCGAGCGCACCGAGCGGATCGCGGCCGCCGCACAGGGGTGGTGGAGCGCGCCGGGCGGGCCGCGGTCCCTCCTGTCCAACCATCCGCGCCCCGGCCGGCGATTGGCGGTGCTCCAGCTCGCCCAGGCAGGCTTCCCGGGGACTCCGCTGGAGCCGTACGTCACGCTGGCACCGGCCCTCGTGGCCGGCCTCCTGATCGCACTCGCCTGGGGCGTCCACGTGCCTGGGGGGCTACTCGGCCGCCTCCTGACAGCCGCGCTCGTGCGCACCGACGCCTTCCTGTTCCACCTCCACCTCTGA
- a CDS encoding ATP-grasp domain-containing protein: MRGDTPYGSSADDAAAPRGVPLDPRSTMTPILFVYAKGGPPLEYTVPRLAAHAEVHVLALAPLPRTTESVWLPGCASVTTAPPGEGVELVDLICSHARRVGAEAVLTLSEYAVVAVAHASLRLALRGAGERVAGARDKRLMRRIWRDAGVPVPGFAEVHAPEDITAAFETLRPPLLLKAAWSAGSTAHLTVWNEQQAEAAWKTGRSVMEASSTLGYAELHAADEGVSDFLLEEIVTGEASDWFDGDGWGDYVSVEGIVADGRYHPLCITGRMPTIAPFTERASLAPAALPNALQHRIEEVSRAAVDALGLDTCATHTEIKLGADGAMWLIETAARFGGVMTTRQVETVFGLDMIGMLVRQLLGREVAYPERMLTEGEGAAGSLVVLAVDPEGRPWTELPAWDFEAVDWPALVAPGSRVELVRECSLAPGSPVPPYEEAGGANSMAALCYLTAASGPELLADCGRILAAMPNALTAPSVALTAAPTATESSALPADRSTPGSTA, from the coding sequence GTGCGTGGTGACACCCCGTACGGATCGTCCGCCGACGACGCCGCCGCGCCACGCGGCGTCCCCCTCGACCCCAGGAGCACCATGACCCCGATCCTCTTCGTCTATGCCAAGGGCGGCCCTCCTCTGGAGTACACGGTCCCGCGCCTCGCCGCCCACGCCGAGGTGCATGTCCTGGCGCTCGCGCCGTTGCCCCGAACCACCGAGTCGGTGTGGCTGCCCGGGTGCGCGTCGGTCACCACGGCCCCGCCGGGCGAGGGGGTGGAACTGGTCGATCTGATCTGTTCCCACGCCCGCCGCGTCGGCGCCGAGGCGGTGCTGACCCTGTCGGAGTACGCGGTGGTGGCCGTCGCCCACGCGAGCCTGCGGCTCGCTCTGCGCGGTGCTGGCGAGCGGGTCGCGGGGGCGCGGGATAAGCGTCTGATGCGCCGGATCTGGCGTGACGCCGGGGTGCCCGTACCGGGGTTCGCGGAGGTCCACGCCCCGGAGGACATCACGGCCGCCTTCGAAACCCTGAGGCCGCCACTCCTCCTGAAGGCCGCCTGGAGCGCGGGTTCCACGGCCCACCTCACCGTGTGGAACGAGCAGCAGGCCGAGGCGGCCTGGAAGACCGGACGTTCCGTCATGGAAGCCTCCTCCACGCTGGGTTACGCGGAACTGCACGCCGCGGACGAGGGCGTCAGCGATTTCCTGCTGGAGGAGATCGTGACCGGAGAGGCCTCCGATTGGTTCGACGGGGACGGGTGGGGCGACTACGTCAGCGTGGAGGGGATCGTCGCCGACGGCCGCTACCACCCGCTGTGCATCACCGGGCGGATGCCGACCATCGCGCCCTTCACCGAGCGGGCGAGCCTGGCGCCGGCCGCCCTCCCGAACGCGTTGCAGCACCGGATCGAGGAGGTGTCGCGCGCCGCCGTCGACGCGCTCGGACTCGACACCTGCGCCACCCACACCGAGATCAAACTCGGCGCGGACGGGGCCATGTGGCTGATCGAGACCGCCGCCCGCTTCGGTGGCGTGATGACCACCCGGCAGGTGGAGACCGTCTTCGGGCTCGACATGATCGGCATGCTGGTGCGCCAGTTGCTCGGCCGGGAGGTCGCCTACCCGGAGCGGATGCTGACCGAGGGCGAGGGCGCCGCCGGATCGCTCGTCGTCCTCGCCGTCGACCCCGAGGGCCGGCCCTGGACCGAACTCCCGGCCTGGGACTTCGAGGCGGTCGACTGGCCCGCCCTGGTCGCGCCAGGATCGCGCGTGGAGCTGGTGCGCGAATGCAGTCTCGCGCCGGGCAGTCCGGTCCCGCCGTACGAGGAGGCGGGAGGGGCCAATTCCATGGCCGCGCTGTGCTACCTCACCGCCGCGTCCGGGCCGGAGCTGCTGGCCGACTGCGGCCGCATCCTCGCGGCCATGCCGAACGCCCTCACCGCCCCTTCAGTCGCCCTGACGGCCGCCCCCACCGCCACCGAGTCCTCCGCCCTTCCCGCCGACCGCTCGACGCCCGGGAGCACCGCATGA